The following are encoded together in the Vibrio zhugei genome:
- the cas2 gene encoding CRISPR-associated endonuclease Cas2 yields the protein MMVLVTYDVSFASDDGQKRLRQLAKVCLDYGMRVQYSVFECEIDSTQWLEFKDKLLSIYDPEVDSLRFYKLGKNWQNKVEHHGAKEAIDIFRDTLIL from the coding sequence ATGATGGTTTTGGTCACCTACGATGTATCCTTCGCCAGTGATGATGGGCAAAAACGCCTCAGGCAGTTAGCAAAAGTCTGCTTAGACTATGGTATGAGAGTGCAATATTCAGTGTTTGAATGTGAAATAGACTCAACACAATGGTTAGAATTTAAAGATAAACTTTTATCTATTTATGATCCTGAAGTCGACAGTTTGCGTTTTTATAAGCTTGGTAAAAACTGGCAAAACAAAGTAGAGCACCATGGCGCGAAAGAAGCGATAGATATATTCAGAGATACCCTGATTTTATAA